In Blautia wexlerae DSM 19850, a single window of DNA contains:
- a CDS encoding putative ABC transporter permease yields MKKAFILCGLTGWCMEILWTGLHSILSGELTMTGKTSLLMFPIYGCGAIIRPLSGKLSAVPLFVRGCIYTVGFFFVEFISGALLRCFHMCPWDYSNTPLNYRGLIRPDYAPLWFGAGLFFEKILGKLS; encoded by the coding sequence ATGAAAAAAGCTTTTATTCTCTGCGGTCTGACGGGCTGGTGCATGGAAATCCTCTGGACCGGACTGCATTCCATCCTTTCAGGAGAACTTACCATGACAGGAAAAACTTCCCTTTTAATGTTTCCCATTTACGGATGCGGTGCCATCATCCGCCCGCTCTCCGGTAAACTTTCTGCTGTCCCGCTTTTTGTCCGCGGCTGCATTTATACTGTCGGATTTTTTTTCGTAGAATTTATCAGCGGTGCTCTTTTGCGCTGTTTTCATATGTGTCCCTGGGACTACAGCAACACTCCCCTGAATTACCGGGGACTGATAAGACCGGACTACGCTCCCCTCTGGTTCGGAGCCGGACTTTTTTTTGAGAAAATACTTGGAAAACTCTCTTGA
- a CDS encoding aspartate carbamoyltransferase regulatory subunit produces the protein MLNVGALREGYVLDHIKAGKAMTIYHDLKLDKLDCTVAIIKNARSNKMGKKDIIKVECPVENLDLDILGFIDHNITVNVIKDEKIVAKKELKLPNQVVNVIKCKNPRCITSIEQGLDQIFVLADKEKEVYRCKYCEEKYTGKRNK, from the coding sequence ATGTTAAATGTTGGAGCACTTCGCGAAGGTTATGTATTAGACCATATCAAAGCAGGCAAGGCCATGACTATCTATCATGATCTGAAGCTTGATAAACTTGACTGCACCGTTGCCATCATCAAGAACGCGCGCAGCAACAAAATGGGTAAGAAAGATATCATCAAGGTTGAATGCCCGGTTGAGAATCTCGATCTTGACATTCTCGGCTTTATCGATCATAACATTACTGTAAACGTAATCAAGGACGAGAAGATCGTTGCCAAAAAAGAACTGAAACTTCCGAATCAGGTTGTCAACGTGATCAAATGCAAGAATCCACGTTGCATCACTTCCATTGAACAGGGACTCGACCAGATCTTTGTTCTTGCAGATAAAGAGAAAGAAGTTTACAGATGTAAATACTGCGAAGAGAAATACACAGGTAAACGCAATAAATAA
- the pyrB gene encoding aspartate carbamoyltransferase, whose amino-acid sequence MRHLMSPLDLSVDELNTLLDLASDIEKHPDKYAHVCDDKRLATLFYEPSTRTRLSFEAAMMNLGGKVLGFSSADSSSASKGESVADTIRVVSCYADICAMRHPKEGAPLVASMASSIPVINAGDGGHQHPTQTLTDLLTIRSLKGRLDNLTIGLCGDLKFGRTVHSLIEALVRYTNVKFILISPEELRIPSYIREDVLKKNNIEFQEVERLEDALPDLDILYMTRVQKERFFNEEDYVRMKDFYILDKQKMELAKKDMYVLHPLPRVNEISTEVDADPRAAYFKQVQYGVYVRMALILTLLEVKLPC is encoded by the coding sequence ATGAGACACTTAATGAGTCCGCTGGATCTGTCTGTTGATGAGTTAAATACTCTTCTTGACCTGGCCAGCGATATTGAGAAACACCCTGATAAATACGCACATGTCTGCGATGATAAAAGACTGGCAACTTTATTCTATGAGCCAAGCACCCGTACCCGTCTCAGCTTTGAAGCTGCTATGATGAACCTTGGCGGTAAAGTTCTCGGTTTTTCATCAGCTGATTCCAGTTCCGCTTCAAAGGGTGAAAGTGTTGCCGATACAATCCGCGTTGTATCCTGTTACGCTGACATCTGTGCTATGCGCCACCCGAAAGAAGGTGCTCCGTTAGTAGCTTCTATGGCTTCTTCTATTCCTGTTATCAACGCCGGCGACGGTGGTCATCAACATCCTACCCAGACATTAACCGACTTACTTACCATCCGTTCCCTGAAAGGACGTCTGGACAATCTGACCATTGGTCTGTGCGGCGACCTGAAATTCGGACGTACAGTTCACTCCCTGATCGAGGCACTTGTACGTTACACAAATGTAAAATTCATTCTGATCTCACCGGAAGAGCTTCGCATCCCAAGCTATATCCGCGAGGATGTTCTGAAAAAGAACAATATCGAATTTCAGGAAGTAGAGAGACTGGAAGATGCCTTACCGGATCTTGATATCCTCTACATGACACGTGTACAGAAAGAACGTTTCTTCAACGAAGAAGACTATGTCCGCATGAAGGATTTCTACATTCTGGACAAACAGAAAATGGAACTTGCAAAAAAAGACATGTACGTTCTTCATCCGCTTCCACGTGTAAATGAAATCTCAACAGAGGTGGATGCAGACCCGAGAGCAGCTTATTTCAAACAGGTACAGTACGGTGTATATGTACGTATGGCCCTGATTCTCACATTACTGGAGGTAAAATTACCATGTTAA